The genomic interval gttttATTGGCAGGCTGGTCACTGAATGAGGAATTGTTCATCCATCCTGAAATATCAGGGACAGCAGGTTAAGCCTCACCACGGAGGTGTATGGGTACGTGATCGTTGACTGCAGCCCGTTGCTGACCACGTAGTCGTAGGCGTTGGCCATCCAAGCGCCGCTGCAGCCGTAGGTACCGTAAGATTTGGAGCAGTCCACCAGGTTCTGTTCGCTCAGAGAAATGAGCTGACCTGTCCTCTTGTATATTTGTCCCTCGATGGCTCCTGTAGTGCTGAAGGCCCAGCAGGAGCCGCAGTAACCCTGAAAGGAACAATTCAAACATAATATGAAGGTGTCCATGACTCGGACAGGTTGAAACAAACTCACGGTGGAGATTCTCACCTGGTCCTTCACCTCGGTCACATAACCCAGCTGCCTGTAGTCCACAAACCAGCTGTCAAACATCTTGGCATTGTTACGAAGCTTTCGGGCTGAGACGGTCCTCCCTCTCTTCACAAACTGAGTGTCGATCACAGCACCCTGCAGCACCTGGTACTCCTGTCTGGTCTACAAAGGTTGGTTAAGTACATCACTTTCTGGTAGTTCATGGATCATTTTGTAAATCAATTCATCAAAAAACATCCCTTTTTTAACTTCAACTGCAGGACTACAACTAGTTTCaccagtttctcctccttttccacaAACCAGGAGTACCGCACATTCCTTCAACTCAACGCCATGTTAACTagtttgcagcttcctgtttggtgaTTGCGCGAGACCACTGTTCTCACATGGGTGAGAATAGGACTGCCTAAAATCAGCTTGTATTGAGTTTTATGACCACCTTAcaccaaacaataaacatcataGCATGCGCCAACTCTAGAAAAACCCTTATGATTTTATTCCGACTCATGCTTTCATTCCAAATGTATCTGTGACTTTGAAATCACTTGAAAAGTAATTTGGTGTAAGAGCAGCATGACCAaccaacatctttttttttttgttttatctcttgCCAACGTTAGTAACTCATCAGTGTGAGGCTTCTCAAGTTCATCAACAGGCCTACTTGATGTTTACAGTCAGTAGGATTTGATGATGAGAAAAAACCttaatttttaaaacatttgaaatgcagCTCTGTGTGAGGTTCAGTTGAGGTTGCAGTTCTCCATATTTACCAGGTCTCCATATTTATTCATGAGCATGGTGAACGGCCTCCTGCCCATGAAGAAGCCCTGATTATTGTCCTCAATGATCCGTTTGTTCTCCTCCCAGATGACTCTCCTCTGCATGTCATCCTGCACGTTAACACACAACAAATCACACTGAGTTACATCATGTATTCACTCTGATGTTGTGGCTTTTTATTTCACATAGATAGAGTCAGTCTGACCAGTTCATCATAGCTGATCCCGTTGCTCAGCTTCCAGATCTCCCACTCAGTCAGGACGGCCTCGTCTGAGTCTGACGCCCCCTCCTGGGGGCCGAGCAGCAGGACGTAGAGCAGGGCTGCTCTCAGCAGGAGGCTGGCCTGCTGGGCTAAGAGGAGTCAAACCATCAGTTTGTACCTCAATGGATGTGGTATTAAGTCTGTATCAAAGCATAATCCTCTAACTCCCTGATATATTcatatttgagttattttatatTATGGTTTTAATTTTGAGAAGAGTTTGTGGATGGTTATACATCTATTCTATAGTGTATCTATCTCTTTGGACATTCATTTTCAAACGTTTGTGTTTAAGAAATTAGACAAAAACAAttgtttgaaatacagtttttGCAGTAaagtcaacatgtcaacatgtcaacatgacTATGTGttgaaagttaaagaaaaatacTATTATTATGACTTAAAATGTAAGATATAAAAACAAGCAACATGTTTGATGTATTTTATGCTGTAAGTACTACATGATGTCGGTTTATCAGGACACAAATTATACTAAGTTTTTCTCTCATAACAGATCTGAAACCAAAcacactgtttttaaatcatctcCAGCATTTAAAACAATGACGTTCTTGTTGTTTAATTGTatattaaagataaaataatccCTCTTGTCCATCttacctgcatgtgtgtgcttctgATTTGTTCCCATGTTCTGAGATTCCCTCTCAGACCGAGCATCCAGCCTCCTTTTATAGTTTCTCAGCAGGTTCCTCTATATTTTACTGAATCCCTAAATCAACACGTCTGCACACAGCTGAGCAGGACATTAGTCAACAAAAATAAGATGCTTTCGCTGCTCCTCCTCAATAATACCTCCATAATCACTCACAGAGAGCTAAAGCTGCAATATTGTTAATCCCTCAAATACGGGTTTATAATCCACCAATAACACCTGACATCAAACTCTCCAAATCAGGACTGGAGCAGGTACACACAACACCTTTTATATATAGATAAGAGCCAGCACATTAATGCATAAATAGACATGCATTTAAATCCTGCTCAAGCTAAAAGTAAAGAAGTATTATCAGTGGGAAAAGTAAAAGTTCTGATTCTGAAGAAAGTCTCCTGTGACTCATGTCTGATTCTTACTTTGTTAACACATTCATGTTGGAGCTGCATTCAGAGCATTCAGACTTTGAACTGTAGCCTATTTAAACAATCGAAACGCATTTTTAGTTAAGACTATATTTTTCAAGTTTGCTGGATGTGTCATTTCTTACatccaacaaataaaactattaCTAATACTAATTGGCCATAAATAAATTTAGAAAACAAGCAACTTATATCAGttctttaaatatgttgaaGTTGTTGAATACACAATTAGTGAAGTCTGCACATGAGTATTCCTCTCTTACAAAGGGGCATCTGACAAATCTTTAATGtaactcaaaataaaaggtaaaagtATGTCTTATTTGTACTTAGTGACTGCTTGGTAACAGCCTGATGTGTGGGTTTATAAGGAGTGGATAAAATATGGACATTTGGTCTGTTATAATGTTATCTTCCTGAGTTCCTGCCTTTACTTTGTCcattaaagcactttgtaaacatctggTTAAGATGGTGctatatataaaataaagttattattattattgtttgtgtcatttgaggctgatgggatgaagacACTAATCATAATCATAATGATGATGTGGAAGTAAAGGGTCACACGTAACCATGGCATGAATAACCTGCTGGAATAGAAAGATTTAAAGAAGACagcagctaacattagcaaacaAAGAGGGGGCAGAGCAGAGCTCCagatgtgaccaggtgatgTTAACAGCTGATGAGAATAAGTGTGCATGAGTGCATGGGACAGTGTGAGAATGAACAATAAAACCAACATGCAGaatatagtcttcctgactgaacttcaTAAGAGCTACATGTAACAGATGCATGTGTTGTGGTCTGATGTTGAGGCTGAATTTCTATGGTGGGCTGACGATTTTACACCTCAattggtttttaattttttctttcttgctaattattttcttctctctatttaaactttaaaaaatcctcctgtggaaaagtgttttaatattttgcaACTCCATAGAGTGCATGCTTGTACATACttatattatttaatataaacTAATATAGTTACAAAAACACCTTGAACTTAatgagc from Labrus mixtus chromosome 3, fLabMix1.1, whole genome shotgun sequence carries:
- the cts12 gene encoding procathepsin L, producing the protein MGTNQKHTHAAQQASLLLRAALLYVLLLGPQEGASDSDEAVLTEWEIWKLSNGISYDELDDMQRRVIWEENKRIIEDNNQGFFMGRRPFTMLMNKYGDLTRQEYQVLQGAVIDTQFVKRGRTVSARKLRNNAKMFDSWFVDYRQLGYVTEVKDQGYCGSCWAFSTTGAIEGQIYKRTGQLISLSEQNLVDCSKSYGTYGCSGAWMANAYDYVVSNGLQSTITYPYTSVDTQPCYYDSRLAVAHIKDYRFIPKGDEQALADAVATIGPITVALDADHSSFLFYSSGIYEEPNCNPNNLSHAVLLVGYGSEGGKDYWIIKNSWGSSWGEGGFMRMIRDGSNTCGIASYALYPVL